GTCGGCCGGGACGCGACGGAGCCGCGGGACGCGGGCCGGGTACGGGACGGGGGGTCGGCGCGGTACGGCCAGTGGCCGGCGTGGCGCGGGGACCCTGGGCACTCTCGTGAATCTGAGGCTCCTCGGGAATGAGAGGCATGAGTTGATGTCTATCAAACGCTGGTACGGCTCGCGTCAGTGGGTGGCACATGAGTGCGAGCGGAATCGTCAGAAATCGAAGCCGAGCTGACCCTCGATCTCCGGAACGCTTCCGTCCACCCAGGTGCGCACCTTCTTGAGGTGCTGCCACTGAGGCAGCGCATCAAGATACGCCCACGACAACCGGTGGTACGGGGTGGGTCCCCGCTCCGCCAGTGCGGCCTTGTGCACGGGCGACGGATACCCGGCGTTGTCCGCAAAACCGAAGTCTGCATGGTCGATACCCAGTTCGGCCATCATTTTGTCGCGCTGGACCTTGGCGATCACCGAGGCCGCCGCGACCGCCACGCAGGACTGATCGCCCTTGATCACCGTACGGACCCTCCAGGGCGCCCCGAGATAGTCGTGCTTCCCGTCGAGGATCACGGCGTCGGGGCGGACCGGAAGGGCTTCCAGGGCGCGGCACGCTGCCAGTCGCAGCGCGGCCGTCATCCCGAGCTTGTCGATCTCCTCCGGAGAGGCGTGCCCGAGGGCGTACGACGTCACCCACGTCCGCAGCACGACGGCGAGTTCATTGCGGCGCTTGACGGTGAGCAGCTTGGAGTCGGTGAGTCCTTCGGGGGGCCGGCGCAGTCCGGTGACCGCCGCGCAGACGGTGACGGGTCCGGCCCAGGCACCGCGCCCCACCTCGTCGACACCGGCAATGAT
The DNA window shown above is from Streptomyces chartreusis and carries:
- a CDS encoding ribonuclease HII produces the protein MPYEPPTHTVERSLRATTGAKIIAGVDEVGRGAWAGPVTVCAAVTGLRRPPEGLTDSKLLTVKRRNELAVVLRTWVTSYALGHASPEEIDKLGMTAALRLAACRALEALPVRPDAVILDGKHDYLGAPWRVRTVIKGDQSCVAVAAASVIAKVQRDKMMAELGIDHADFGFADNAGYPSPVHKAALAERGPTPYHRLSWAYLDALPQWQHLKKVRTWVDGSVPEIEGQLGFDF